A section of the Aphelocoma coerulescens isolate FSJ_1873_10779 unplaced genomic scaffold, UR_Acoe_1.0 HiC_scaffold_60, whole genome shotgun sequence genome encodes:
- the LOC138102004 gene encoding olfactory receptor 14J1-like has translation MLSVSDIQNQSAGEMKRSLEFSLLAAVECYDRYVSLCKPLHYGTLLGSRACAHMAAAAWASGFLNALLHTATTFSLPLCQGSALGQFLGEIPQFLKLSCSHCHLRELGLVVFSICLTFGSFVFLLFSYVQIFRAVLRIPSEQGWHKTFCTCLPHLAMVSLFLSTGFVACLKPPSRSSPSVDLALPVLYSVLPPALKSLIYSLRNQELKDALRKMMTGCFPEAKTCLFSAP, from the exons atgctgagtgTTTCTGACATCCAAAACCAGTCAGCCGGGGAGATGAAGAGGAGCT tggagttttccctcctcgccgccgtcgagtgctacgaccgctacgtgtccctCTGCAAACCGCTGCactacgggaccctcctgggcagcagagcttgtgctcacatggcagcagctgcctgggccagtggctttctcaatgctctgctgcacacggccactacattttccctgcccctgtgccagggcagtgccctgggccagttcttgGGTGAAATCCCACAgttcctcaagctctcctgctcacactgccacCTCAGGGAACTCGGGCttgttgtgttttccatctgtttaacttttggttcatttgtgttccttcttttctcctatgtgcagatcttcagggctgtgctgaggatcccctctgagcagggatggcacaAAACCTTttgcacgtgcctccctcacctggccatggtctccctgttcctcagcactggctttgttgcctgcttgaagcccccctccagGTCCTCCCCATCCGtggacctggcactgccagttctgtactcagtgctgcctccagccctgaagtccctcatctacagcctgaggaaccaggagctcaaggatgccctgaggaaaatgatgactggATGCTTTCCAGAAGCAAAAACCTGCCTGTTTTCAGCTCCATAG